In Candidatus Buchananbacteria bacterium, the DNA window GAATAGCAATAATAAAATAGCCACCTGGCTTTAATAATCTTTTTACCTCTGCTAAAACCGCTTTAGTATCAGGCAGGTGTTCCATGACGTCAAAACAAGTAGCCGCAATAAAATAGTCGTCCGAAAAAAGTTTATCGGCCGGAAAATCAGCACGAACGAATTGAATATGAGGAAAGCGGGATTTGGCATACTCAATAGCTGATCCTGAAATGTCTACGCCGATTACCGGGCAACCACTCGCCGCTTGCACCACGTTAGTTAAATCTCCGCTATGACACCCTAAATCTAAAATAGTGCCTGTTAGTCGAAGCTTTTTAATTTCTTTGGTGATAATTTTAAAGCGTCGATGATGCCAGTACCGTTGCAAAAGATTTTTTTTAATCCCACGCTCGTAATAATCAACCGGAACGGCATTATGGATCCGGTCTAAGTCTTCTTTAGTGACCATAGTTTATATCTTGCTTTATTAACTTTTGAATAATCAAAAACGAAAAATACAACCAAAAGCAATAGCGTCAATGCGGTGATATTCCTTCCCATTATAAACGATTTTGGCTGATATTGAAATTTAACCTGGTGCTGTCCTGACGGAATAACTACCCCACTAAATGCGTTATTGGTTCGAATAATCTCCTGCGGCCGGCCGTCAATTGTCGCCTGCCAACCCGGATAAAAAGTTTTACTAACCACCAATAATTTCGGGGAGTTAACAACGACATCAAAAATCATTTCTTGATTTTGATAATCAATAACCGTGGCGTGATCCGACTCACTAAATCCAGAGTCAACTGCTATCTCAGTTTCTACCAGCGCCCGATCCTGGAATGAAAAATCTGTTCCAAACATCATGCTTAACGCCGACTCTTCGTCCGCAACCGTCTGAACGGTGCCAATCAAAAATGCGCGCGGAAGGAAAAACTTATTTTCATATATTTTTAACGGCGGCAAAAAATGCTGTCTGATTTCTTCTGCCAAGACCAGGTTATCTGACTTGATTTCATAAAAACTTAAAATGTACTTCACGTTCTGCATTCCCAAAACTTTCAGGGTTTGGTCCGGCAAACTGATCCATCCGTCCCGATGAACAAAAAAACTCTGATCAATCCCGGAAAATATGTGGGCCAGCCGGGCGTCAAGCTGTCCGCCCTCATTCCATCCCCGATCATTATAAAGCTCAACATTAAAAAGCATGCTCAAATTTGGCTGAAGTAATTCCCGTTCTTCCAAAAATAGCGCCATATTATTTTGCCAACCTTCGGAAAATTCGTAGGATTTCATCCAAGATAACTGATAAAAAAAGCTCGCCGTTCTGGCAAGCTCATTTTTTTGATGAAGAAATTCAGCGCTTTTTGGCATAGTAAAATACTCTGAGGGAAGAAAACCAACGTACTTTGACGCCATGAAAAATAAATCTGTTACTAATATAAGAATGACTATCATTGGCAAACCGATCCTCAAAAATTTTGACTTACTGTATTTTTTCGTTGCCGTTAGAAATCTTTTAAACTTGTCATATATCACGTCAAAGCCGATGGCGGCAAAAATTGATAAACAAAAAGTTAATACCAATAAAAACCTTTGAGAAAATCGAAACATTTTCATCCCCGGAACTATCTGCCAAGTCCAAAAATGCACCGGACTGAATTTACCCAAAATCAAAAGGAATGAAGCAATCGCAAGCAGCACTAGCACATAGTCAAGGGTACGTTTCCTAAATCCCTGATATAAATAATAAACCGCTAATAACAAGGAGATAATGCCAAAATAAAGACTACTTTCCCAAAAGCTGATGCCGGATCGGCTGTCAAAATTTCCGGTTGCCGGATTGCCGAAAAGGTAGGGTGAAAAAATAGTCAGCAACTGCGACGGTCTGAAGTTTAAAGCTACAGCAGTGTCATAATTAATCCACTCATTTCTAGTTGAGATCCGCGAAAGCTCATACGTCGGCAAAAATTGAATTGCACAAAGGCCAAAAGTTAAAATACCTACTAATAGCCATGAACCAAAAATCATTTTTATAGATCCTACGATGCCTTTTCTGCCGGGAATTGAGATATACCGCAAGACAAAATAAACAAAGCTTGCCACGATCGTGATATAGCTGATTTGAGGATGACCGGCAAAAAATTGAATTGCAAAAACCAGGCTTAATAAAACCAAGTATTTCTTGTTATACTGCTGCAAAATTTTTTCAATCACGTACCATGCCAACGGCAGCCAAATTGCCGCATTAATCAGATTCAAATGTTTAATTCTAAAAACAAAAAAACCGCTATAGCTAAAAGCGATTGCAGCTAACAGAGCAGCTGAACTGCTCAAACGAATCACCCTGGCATATAAGTAAGTAAATACTGACCCCAAAAAAAAGTTCGCAACAAAACTACACAGTACCGCCAATCCTAATGGTAAAAAAATAAAAAATAAAATATTTACAGGGTAAAATACGCCGCTTTGACCTTCCGCCAGGATCGGCCAACCGTTTCCTAATAGATTTGTCCAAAGCGGAAACTCGCCCCGACGAAATGAGTCGGCAACCGCGTCACGAAATGGAATATTAAGCTCCGTCAAATCACTGCCCGAATAATCTCCGGCATACGGAATGGTGCCCGTCAACAATTGGGGTAAAAATAAAAAAGCTGCCAATGCCAGCAACACCAGTAACGGCCAAATTTTCTTCCAAACCAATAGCATTAGTTAATTATATCATCTTTTATTTAGCAAATAAACAAAATAAATCCCCCGCAAAACGCGGGGGATTGGAAGCTTCCTGCATTTTAAAATTACTGAATTCCGTCTGGGCTAGCAGTATGAGCGGTTCCGGACAAACCACCAGTCTGACCCTCTAAAGTAAAGGTAAGGCTGTAGGTGCTATTTGTCGAAGCAGTGTAGACGTAATCTGCGCCTCCCGGGCCAGGGTTAGTAGGCACTAAGCCCATGTAAGTTGTTCCACTCGGACAAGCTGCTGCTGAACCGACGAAACCACAGCTAGTACCGTTAGCACAAGCTGAACCATCTCCGCGATAACATAGTACGTCTGATGAAGCAGTTAAACCCAAAGTTGCGGTCTGCACCGGATAACCACCGGCATCGTTGAAGTAAAGCTCCAACGCAGTCTGCACTTGTTTGATATCGGCAACACGTTTAGCGTCTCGGGCTTTCTCACGAGCTGAGTTCAATGCCACGACCGCTAAAGTTGATAGTAAACCAATAATGGCAATAACCACCAACAATTCAATTAATGTAAAACCTCGTTTTCTCATTTCGTCACCCCCTTTCCTTGGTCTCGTTCAAACAAATTTTGAACGAATTTTTGTTTATTTTTTAGTTATCAACAACCAAATATATTATACCAAAAAAATGAAAACTCAACAACTAATACCCGTGAATCTCTTGCGGTCCACCATCTTCAAGATAGTAAGTTATGGTAAACTCTTGTCCGTCGCTGTTATAACCATACACATGTTCATTCAAATTAAGCGGATCAATTGGCACGGTTGCCATATATAACTTACCCGTTTCAGTACCATTCAACGCTGGCGTTAACGCCGTAACCCAGTTAGCCTGAGCATTTTCCGGCAAAAGGTCAGCTAAAGGAAACCTTAAATTATCATCAAAGTATAAATAAAGTGCTAACTGGACCTGAGACGTGTCAGCCTTGCGTTTAGCGTCTCGAGCCCGAGTTCGAGCGATATTCACCGAGACCGTTGAGAGGCTAGATAAAATTCCGATAATACTGATAACGACCAACAACTCCACCAAAGTAAAGCCCCGTTTTTTTGATGTTGTTTTAAACATAGTGCACCTTTCGATTATTTATAAACTGGAAGCTAAATTATAAATTGGCAAAATAATAGCTGAAACCAACGCACCGACCGCTAGGCCCATCAACAACATAATCAACGGCTCAAGTAACGTGACTAGATTGTTGACCATATTGTCTACTTCCCGACTGTAGAAATTAGCAATCTTGTCCAAAATTTCATCGATTCGGCCGGTTTTTTCTCCCAGACTTAACATCTGCGACACCATCGGCGGTACTTCCCGAGTTCTCAAAAATACCGTAGCAATTGGATTACCATCTTCAACCTCTTCGGCTGTTTCACGAATTAAGTTGCGATAGACTGAATTGCCGACGACATCAGAAACAATCTGAAGACTTTTTGTCAGCGCAACGCCGCCGGTTGTTAAAGTGTACAAACTTCGTGCAAACCGCACTAGAATAATTTTTTGAAACAGTTTGCCAAATATCGGCAATTTCAGAATCATTCTGTCCCATAGCAACTTCCCCTGATCGGTCCGGATCATTGCCTTGACGCCGGCAAATAAACCGATGATCGCTGCAAGAATTGCCCACCAAAAACTGGTAAAAAAGTTACTGGTAAAAATCAAAATCTTAGTGGTTAAAGGAAGCTCAACTCCGGTTTCTGTTAAAATAGAAGTTAATTGCGGAATGACAAAAATCATCATCAATGTTCCGACAATCAATAAACCACCCACAATAAAAACCGGGTAAATCATCGCTCCTCTGATTTTAGAGGACAAGTCGTAATCTTTTTCCTGCTGGTCAGCGAGGTAATTTAATACTTCATCAAGCTTACCAGACGTCTCGCCCGAACGGATAATATTAATAAAAAAATCATTAAAAATTTGCGGATGTCGCGATAACGCCGCCGACAGCTTAGCGCCGCCCTCAACATCATCGGCAACTTCTGAAACAACTGTTTTTAACACTGGACTTTCAGTCTGGCTGGTTAAAATACGTAATCCCTGAACCAGCGGGATTGTCGCTGAAACAATCACCGAAAGTTGTCGGGAAAAAATCACTAAATCCTTAATTTTTACCCGATTTAAAATTTTTAAAGACCGCTCCTGTAGGCCCATTTTTTCCACCTCAAGCGATAAAATGGTTAAATCACGATCAACTAAAATTTCAGCCGCAACATCCTGGGACGCGGCCTGAATCATTCCTTCAATAACTTCATTATTTTCGTCAGTAGCTTTATAGCGAAAATAGGGCATAATAACAAATTAAGCTTTAGCCATTGCCCGGAAACTTTCCGGATCAATCGCGTATTCAATCGCTTTATCAATTAATACCTGCCCCGACCGCACTAACTCTGCTAGAGACTGGTCAAGACTCGACATACCTTCAGCCCGTGAACTTTGTAAAATAGTATCAAGCTGTTTAATCCGACCCTGAGAGATTAATGACCGGACTGCCTCGGTAGCAATCAACACCTCTGTTGCCAACACTAATCCTCCGCCGGCTCGTGGAACTAATCGCTGGACAATCACCGCCAGCAAACTTTCAGACAATAAAAGCTGACCGCGCTGTTTTTCTTCGCCCTTAAACGCCGCAAAAATTTCTTCAATCGTTTGAACTGCTGAAGTAGTGTCCATATTCAAAAAAGCCAGTCTGCCAGAATTGGCGAATTCCAGAATCAACGGAATTACTTCTGGCTCCTGATTCGCTTCAACGGCCACTACGTCAACATCAGCCTGCTGCGCCGAACGCAGAGCACTGGTAAAGCTTAACGTGTCCTTACCGACTTCTCGCTGTTCAACAATACTTTGTTGGTTGGTAAAAATATATTCAATCGGCTTTTCAATTGTCACAATATTTTCCGCCCGGCTTTTATTGATTTCTTCAATCATTGAAGCGATAGTTGTTGTCCGTCCCGATCCATAGGGGCCGGCGACCACAATCAGGCCGGAAGTCTTATCGACCAAGCCATAGACTGACTTTGGTAAACCTAAATTAATCAATAACGGCGAACGCTCCGGAATCAGTCGCAGGTTGGCAGACAAAAACCCTTTCTGAAAAAAGAAACTGATTTTCAACCGAAATTTTTTTGCGACTTCTTTAGTAAAAACAACTGTCCGATCCTGGGCCAATTTTTCTTTTTGTTCAGCCTCAAGCCATTCCTCAGCCAATGATTTAATGAGGCTGTCGGTAATAATTGGTTCATCTCGCAGCTCCACCAACGAATCATCAATCCGAAAAGCCGGATAGCTGTTAACACTCAAATGAATCGTCGTCGCCTTTCGCTTCGCCGCCGCCGTCAAAATTTTATTGACAAAAATATTAGCTGAACTGTCCATAAAACTTATTCGCCAATTGCTTGGTTAATTTTTTTAACAACCTCTGAAGGCATAAAATGGGCTTTAATCAAATAATCGCTTGCACCCAAATCAAGCCCACGTTTTACCTCGTCTTTTTGGCTTAAATTAGTTAATAAAACAACCGGAATATTTTTAATTTCTTTATCAGATTTTATTTTTGATAAAACCTCAAACCCATCCATCTTTGGCAAAATGATATCCAAAAGAATCAAGTCAGGTTTTTTCTCCTTAGCCATTTTAAAACCTTTTTCCCCATCATTAGCCAAAAAAACTTCATAGCCTTCCAAACTTAACTTGGTAGCATAAAGTTCTGCTAAAAATTCATCATCCTCCACTAACAGAATTGTTTTACTTTTTGCCATAATATTCATTACTAATTAATTTTTAACATTGTAGCAATTATTAATTTAATTGGGAAACTCTCATTACTTCGTCCAGCGTTGTTTCAGCTTTCAGCGCTTTAATCAGGCAATCTTGAGTCAGTGTAATAAAATTCTGGCTCTTTAACATTTTGTTGATTTCAATAGTATTACCGCCGCGGTTAATGGCTTCTCGAACTTCGGGAGTAATTTCTAAAATTTCTGATACGGCAGTTCGGCCTTGATAACCAAGATTACCACAACTGGCGCAGCCAGCACCTTTATAAAACACCGGCTTGTCAATATCAATTCCTTCTAACCCTTCTAAATATTTCTTGGGAATCTGGCTTAACTCACTTTTAACTTTTTTCATCATTAGCTCGGGAACTTTTGTTTCCTGTTTGCAGTTTGGGCACAGCTTTCGCGCCAATCGTTGAGCAATAACCACGTTCATGACTGACGACAACAAAAATGGTTCAGCGCCTAAGTCGATTAATCGGGGAATTGCACCAACTGAATTGTTAGTATGCAGCGTTGAAAGCATTAAGTGTCCGGTTAAGCTCGCATGAATAACTAATTCTGTTGTTTCCTTGTCTCTAATTTCTCCCAACATCACCACATTGGGATCTTGACGCAAAATTGCCCGCAAACCAGAAGCGAAGGTATAATTGATTTCCTGATTAATCTGTGACTGGTTAACTCCATCAACATAATACTCAATCGGGTCTTCGAGCGTCACAATATTTATTCCGTCTTTGTTAATCATGGTCAAGATGGTATATAACGTCGTTGTTTTACCAGAACCAGTCGGACCAGTAAGCAGCAGCAAGCCGTTTGGTTTTTTAATCGCCTCTTTTATGGTTTCAATATGAATACTATTAAAACCAAGCTGATCTAAAGAAGGAATTTGGGCATTTGAATCCAAAATACGCAAAACAACTTTTTCGCCTTCAAATAACGGCAAAGTTGAAACACGAAAATCAATATCGCGGCCTTCAATATTCAACCGAATCCGGCCATCCTGAGGTTTTCGGGTTTCATCCAATTTTAAATTTGCCAACACTTTAATGCGCGCCACAATCGCCGAATGAATATATTTTGGTAAAACCAAAGAAGTTCGCAAGATACCGTCAATACGGTAGCGGACTTTCGTGTCTTTTGTGGTTGGCTCAATGTGAATGTCTGAAGCCCGGCCATCAATCGCGTGGCGAACAATTACTAAAACCATTTTAGAAACCGGCGCACTCTTAATAACCTCTTCCATCTCCTTCAAAGATTCCTCCGCGGTCTTTTCAACCACTTGTTGCTGTTCATTAATTCCGGCCAAAGCTTGTTTTACCTCTTCGCCCAACGCCTGATATTGCCGCAAACCTAAGCGAAAACTGGTTGGTGAAATGATGAAATATCTAATTTTTAATCCAGCCTTCTGAGCTAAAAATTCAACTGCTTCAATCGCTTTAAAATTTTGAGGGTTCACCAAACCAACTCGCAACTCCGACCCTTCTTTTTCAAAGGGTATCATTTGATAGTTTTCAGCAACCTCCTTAGGAATCAAATTCAAAACTTTTTTGTCAATCGTTTTATTTTGAAAATCGGCAACTGGCGTATTTAAAATTTTTGATTTGGTCGCCAACAGCTCTTTGTCGGTAATCAATCGTTCCTCAATAATAAGTTCTTCGGGAGTTTTTCGAACTTCCGAAGATTTTTTAAGCAAATCGTCAGCCGCCTGCCGAGTCAACAGATTACCGGCGACCAATGCTTCAACAAGTTGGGATTGATTTCTTAACATTTAAAAAATTACTGCTCAAGGATACTAAAAGGTATGGATTGAAAGGGGTTTGGCCTCCCGAGTGCGCCAATTTCCACCGGCAAATTGCCATTTTCCTCTAATCTAGTATACGGTTCCTGAGATAAAAAGCTGGTTTCAAATTTTGTATTAATAGTCGGAACAACCAATGGTGTCACTTGAATCTCGGTTATTGCACTCGGCCGCATTAAATCTTTCAAAAAATTATCGTAAACCAAATAAGCAGTTACGCCAACTAAAACAGCCATAACTGAAAGAAGAAAAATTTTCTTTGGTCCTCTGATTTTCTTTGGCAACAGCATAGGTTTTTACTCGGTATAGTAAGTGAATAAATTAACCGTGTAATCAGTTGATTCTGAATCAAAATAAACCGCATTAACATCAAACAGCCGTAGATTATTTTCCAAATCATCCAAAAAACCCTTGACCTCCCCGTACGTATTAGATTTTTGAACACCCACCAAAGTCAAACTGATATTCATTTTTTTAATGGTACTGGGGTTGATTTTCTCTTTACTTTTAGTAG includes these proteins:
- a CDS encoding prepilin-type N-terminal cleavage/methylation domain-containing protein, whose amino-acid sequence is MFKTTSKKRGFTLVELLVVISIIGILSSLSTVSVNIARTRARDAKRKADTSQVQLALYLYFDDNLRFPLADLLPENAQANWVTALTPALNGTETGKLYMATVPIDPLNLNEHVYGYNSDGQEFTITYYLEDGGPQEIHGY
- the tadA gene encoding Flp pilus assembly complex ATPase component TadA; amino-acid sequence: MDSSANIFVNKILTAAAKRKATTIHLSVNSYPAFRIDDSLVELRDEPIITDSLIKSLAEEWLEAEQKEKLAQDRTVVFTKEVAKKFRLKISFFFQKGFLSANLRLIPERSPLLINLGLPKSVYGLVDKTSGLIVVAGPYGSGRTTTIASMIEEINKSRAENIVTIEKPIEYIFTNQQSIVEQREVGKDTLSFTSALRSAQQADVDVVAVEANQEPEVIPLILEFANSGRLAFLNMDTTSAVQTIEEIFAAFKGEEKQRGQLLLSESLLAVIVQRLVPRAGGGLVLATEVLIATEAVRSLISQGRIKQLDTILQSSRAEGMSSLDQSLAELVRSGQVLIDKAIEYAIDPESFRAMAKA
- a CDS encoding YfhO family protein, encoding MLLVWKKIWPLLVLLALAAFLFLPQLLTGTIPYAGDYSGSDLTELNIPFRDAVADSFRRGEFPLWTNLLGNGWPILAEGQSGVFYPVNILFFIFLPLGLAVLCSFVANFFLGSVFTYLYARVIRLSSSAALLAAIAFSYSGFFVFRIKHLNLINAAIWLPLAWYVIEKILQQYNKKYLVLLSLVFAIQFFAGHPQISYITIVASFVYFVLRYISIPGRKGIVGSIKMIFGSWLLVGILTFGLCAIQFLPTYELSRISTRNEWINYDTAVALNFRPSQLLTIFSPYLFGNPATGNFDSRSGISFWESSLYFGIISLLLAVYYLYQGFRKRTLDYVLVLLAIASFLLILGKFSPVHFWTWQIVPGMKMFRFSQRFLLVLTFCLSIFAAIGFDVIYDKFKRFLTATKKYSKSKFLRIGLPMIVILILVTDLFFMASKYVGFLPSEYFTMPKSAEFLHQKNELARTASFFYQLSWMKSYEFSEGWQNNMALFLEERELLQPNLSMLFNVELYNDRGWNEGGQLDARLAHIFSGIDQSFFVHRDGWISLPDQTLKVLGMQNVKYILSFYEIKSDNLVLAEEIRQHFLPPLKIYENKFFLPRAFLIGTVQTVADEESALSMMFGTDFSFQDRALVETEIAVDSGFSESDHATVIDYQNQEMIFDVVVNSPKLLVVSKTFYPGWQATIDGRPQEIIRTNNAFSGVVIPSGQHQVKFQYQPKSFIMGRNITALTLLLLVVFFVFDYSKVNKARYKLWSLKKT
- a CDS encoding prepilin-type N-terminal cleavage/methylation domain-containing protein, encoding MRKRGFTLIELLVVIAIIGLLSTLAVVALNSAREKARDAKRVADIKQVQTALELYFNDAGGYPVQTATLGLTASSDVLCYRGDGSACANGTSCGFVGSAAACPSGTTYMGLVPTNPGPGGADYVYTASTNSTYSLTFTLEGQTGGLSGTAHTASPDGIQ
- a CDS encoding type II/IV secretion system protein; translated protein: MLRNQSQLVEALVAGNLLTRQAADDLLKKSSEVRKTPEELIIEERLITDKELLATKSKILNTPVADFQNKTIDKKVLNLIPKEVAENYQMIPFEKEGSELRVGLVNPQNFKAIEAVEFLAQKAGLKIRYFIISPTSFRLGLRQYQALGEEVKQALAGINEQQQVVEKTAEESLKEMEEVIKSAPVSKMVLVIVRHAIDGRASDIHIEPTTKDTKVRYRIDGILRTSLVLPKYIHSAIVARIKVLANLKLDETRKPQDGRIRLNIEGRDIDFRVSTLPLFEGEKVVLRILDSNAQIPSLDQLGFNSIHIETIKEAIKKPNGLLLLTGPTGSGKTTTLYTILTMINKDGINIVTLEDPIEYYVDGVNQSQINQEINYTFASGLRAILRQDPNVVMLGEIRDKETTELVIHASLTGHLMLSTLHTNNSVGAIPRLIDLGAEPFLLSSVMNVVIAQRLARKLCPNCKQETKVPELMMKKVKSELSQIPKKYLEGLEGIDIDKPVFYKGAGCASCGNLGYQGRTAVSEILEITPEVREAINRGGNTIEINKMLKSQNFITLTQDCLIKALKAETTLDEVMRVSQLN
- a CDS encoding methyltransferase domain-containing protein is translated as MVTKEDLDRIHNAVPVDYYERGIKKNLLQRYWHHRRFKIITKEIKKLRLTGTILDLGCHSGDLTNVVQAASGCPVIGVDISGSAIEYAKSRFPHIQFVRADFPADKLFSDDYFIAATCFDVMEHLPDTKAVLAEVKRLLKPGGYFIIAIPNENWLFKIVWWFWLKWKGQVWEDVHVHDFKKEGFGIFLDAGFKQVTSKKIIFNMWHFIIFQAD
- a CDS encoding response regulator, translated to MAKSKTILLVEDDEFLAELYATKLSLEGYEVFLANDGEKGFKMAKEKKPDLILLDIILPKMDGFEVLSKIKSDKEIKNIPVVLLTNLSQKDEVKRGLDLGASDYLIKAHFMPSEVVKKINQAIGE
- a CDS encoding type II secretion system F family protein; its protein translation is MPYFRYKATDENNEVIEGMIQAASQDVAAEILVDRDLTILSLEVEKMGLQERSLKILNRVKIKDLVIFSRQLSVIVSATIPLVQGLRILTSQTESPVLKTVVSEVADDVEGGAKLSAALSRHPQIFNDFFINIIRSGETSGKLDEVLNYLADQQEKDYDLSSKIRGAMIYPVFIVGGLLIVGTLMMIFVIPQLTSILTETGVELPLTTKILIFTSNFFTSFWWAILAAIIGLFAGVKAMIRTDQGKLLWDRMILKLPIFGKLFQKIILVRFARSLYTLTTGGVALTKSLQIVSDVVGNSVYRNLIRETAEEVEDGNPIATVFLRTREVPPMVSQMLSLGEKTGRIDEILDKIANFYSREVDNMVNNLVTLLEPLIMLLMGLAVGALVSAIILPIYNLASSL